Genomic DNA from Methanosarcina sp. MTP4:
AGTTCATCGGTGGTGCTCAGCTTCCCGTTGGCAACTGCACTTTCCAGGAGGTGCTGTCCTACAAGGGTGCGGACGATCAGGGTGGTGTAGCCGTTCGGGCTTCCCACTGCGCCTGCGGAGATGTCGGCTTTGAGGGTTGTAAATCCAATTTCATAATCTTGTTTTTATTTGGTGGATGTTACGGAAATAGTGGCCACATATATATAATTTCTGTCCAATATATCAAGCGGTTTATCAGATAAAGTATTACTACTGGAAATAATGCTTATAAATCGAACACCATTCTTGATAGTTTGATGATATGGTCAGAAAACTTATAATGAGATGGTTAATAGTAATTTATGAAGTTTATTTAATTTATCTATTATTCTTGACTTAGGACTCAATTTTTCAGCACAATTTCAATATAAATATATGAGGAATATACTTTGAATAAAGCAATTAAAGCTGTTTTTTTCTGTCTGCTGGCAGCATCGTTAGTTTTTTTCAGCGGGTGTACTGATAATCAAGAAAATCTGGCTCAAGGAAAAGATCCAGGGGACGTGACAAATGAAACACCAAACAAAAGTATTTTCGGTATAGAAAATGCGGGCACTATAAACTCTCTTAGTCCTGGGAACATTACAAGTGAAACACCAATCAAAAATATTTCCGGTACAGAGAATGCAGGCAATATAAACTCTCTTAGGCTTGAAAAGCAAAGCTCTTTTTCCAAATATTATAGCAAAGAAAATCTGCAGTTTGAGCCCGATATTTCTCCTTATTCCTTGCCTCTTGAAGTTTCCGAAATTTCAAATTATTATGATTTTACTCAGAAAATTCCCCTGGCAAATGATAGCAGGGATTTGCTATACAAAAATGGATTTGTTGTAATTGAAAATTCGGCTATCGAAAACTTACCTGGAGCAGGGAATACGCGGGTAAATGATGCTTACAGAGACCTGAAAGTGGCTGATGTTCCTATTTTCATCACGTCGGATTCTCTTCTTCACCTTTATCACATCCAGTTTGATGAGACGCTAAAAAGAGCAGAATCTGAGGAATTTTATGACGAGCTCTGGAAACTTGACAAAGCTCTCCTTGAAGCCTCCATAGAGGATTATGACAGTGCATCGGGGCGAGAAAAGGAAGCTGCAAGAAGAAATGTCGCATACTTTGCTGTGGCTTTGAGACTTCTTGAACCGGAATCTTATCAGATAGGGAAATCACGGGAATTGTCGGGGGAAATTGCACTTTTCAATTCTCAGGATGCAAAAAAATATAGCGTCGAAGTCCCCTCATTTGTAAAATCCGATGTAGAGGCTGAACTGCGCTTAATAGAAGCCCGGGAAGGAGGAGTATCTCCAATTTTCAAGTACGTGGAAGATTACTCTCAGTATACTCCAAGAGGACATTACACTCGCTCTGAGAAACTGAAGAACTATTTTAAGGCCATGATGTGGCACGGCAGAATAAGTATGCTGCTCCAGCCGGACATGATTTCTGCAGAAGACCCGGAAAAGGAGGCAAAAATTCAGACTATTCAGGCCCTTTTAATTTCTGACCATTTTGTCAGGGACAAGGACCTCCGGGACAGATGGGATAAAATTTACGAGGTGACGGCTTTCTATGTTGGTTTTTCCGATGATCTCGGGCCTTATGAATATGCAAAAGCTCTGGATACCGTATTTGGGGGTAATAGATATGGAGTGGGTTTCGACAATGAAAGCCTGGCAGAACTGAAATCCGAGCTGGAAAGATACGAAAACCCGAAAATCTACGGCGGGACAGGGAAACTAATTCCGACTGGTTCCGAAACTGAATACGAAACTCTTGATACTACAAAAGGTTTCAGGTTAATGGGTCAGCGCTATACCCCTGATTCCCATATACTCCAGACGCTCAGTCCTCCTGCCCTGAATATCATGAATCTTCTCGGCTCTGAAAGAGCGAAAGAACACCTGAAAAACCTGAATATTTCTGAAAACGAAGGATACAAAAACCGCCACCAATCTCTGGAAAACGAATTCGGAGCTTTTGATGAAGAAGACTGGAATAAAAACCTTTACTGGGCTCAACTGTACGCTCTAAAGCCTCTCCTTGTAAGTTATCCGGAGGGTTACCCCACCTTCATGCGGACTGGAGCCTGGGAAGATAAGGAGCTTAACACAGCCCTTGCTTCCTGGACCGAACTCAGGCATGATACTATCCTCTATGCAAAACAGGCTTACTTTACAGGTGCTTTCTATAATCTGGAAGAAAAACCTGTAGAGGGATATGTGGAGCCAGTTCCTGAATTTTATGCCAGAATGCTTGCTCTTACAAAAATGGCACACAGCGGGCTGGCAGAAATGGAAGTGCTTGATGAGCAGTCGGATAAAGATTTCATAATTCTGGAAAACACGCTTGAAAAACTACTTGAAATCTCGATTAAAGAACTTGAAAACAAAGAGCTGACGGATGAAGAATACGAGTTCATCAGGAATTTCGCCCAGAACATATCTCCAATGCTTGAGAATGTGGATATAAAGTCCCAGATGTCCACTATGGTTGCGGATGTTTATACAGGTCCCGGAGGAAGTGTCCTGGAAGAAGGAACAGGAAAACTGGATCTGATGGTAGTAGCGTACAAACAGCTTGACGGCAGGATCGTGCTCGGAGCAGGCCCCGTAATGAGTTATTATGAGTTCTGGCAGCCCTCAGGGGAAAGATTGACTGATGAAGAATGGCGAGAAATGCTAAATAATAACCCTCCTGAAAGACCGGAATGGATAAGTTCTTTTAGGGGGTAAAATATGCTATTCTGGACAGCCTATCTTTTTCATCCATTTTTAGTATCTTCTCCATCAGACAACGCAACAGCGGTTCTTTATGATCTTGAAGAAAATTATACATAAAAATAGAAAAAGAAAGTAAAAAGATGGAGCTTGCTCCATCTAAATCCATTTTTGAAGTAATCTTATTTCTGTTTCCGCTCGAGCTTCTTTGCGCCAAGCTTCTCGATTATACCGAGGTTGAGCTCATCGGTGGTGCTGAGCTTTCCGTTGGCAACCGCGCTTTCCAGGAGGTGCTGGCCTACCAGGGTGCGGACGATCAAGGTGGTGTAGCCGTTCGGGCTTCCCACTGCGCCTGCAGAGATGTCGGCTTTGAGGGCGGGAAATCCAGTTTTATTATCTTGTTTTTATTTGGAAATTCTGGTGGCAACCGTTGTCATGTATATAATATTTCTGTCCAAAGTATCAAACTGTTTGTCTTATAAAGTAATACTAATGGAAGAAATAATCATAAATATAACATCTTTCTTGATAGTTTGATAGTTTGGCCAGAAAACTTATAAAGTGCTGGTTAAAAGTAGTTTATGGAGTTCAAACGAACTTTCCAGAGCCAATTTGAACTCCACATTGCCCGGAGGCAAAGAAATGTTAGCTTTGAGGGTACTTAAGGCTTACCTGATTTGTCTCTGGAGTAAAGAAAAGAGGCAATGAAGAAATGATTGCAAACAGAAAATTTGGAATCGGTGTGTTGCTAGCGGCACTGCTGGTGAGCGCGGTGTTTGTGCCGGCTGTAAGTGCAGCAGGTAATGTTGGAATGAATGAGGAAGGATCCATCGGAACTCCTTGGTTTGAAAAAGGTGATGAACTAAATCAGCTTAGCGGAGATGAACGTCGTTCCCTTGCCGAGCAAAATGAAACCGTAAAGAAAATGATCGAGGAAGATCTAAAAATTAAGTCTGTACAAATCGAAAATCTTGACGATTTGGAAAATCTTCCTACTAATTATCCTGAGAATATCAAAAAAGTAATAACTGAAAATTTCACCTCTAAATACATTAGTCAACAGTCTCCAACTATGCAAACAACAATGACAAACACAGTTAATGTTTGGATAGTCGCAGATGAAGAGTACAGGGATACATTCGGAAGTAATTGGCAAACACAAGCATACAACACCATCGAAAACGCCGACGATGCATTCTACAGTGATCATAGCATAAATTTTGTGGTGGGTAAATACTCAACATGGGATAGTACTGACAGTACGGATAATAGCAGTGTACTTCTAGCTGAGGCACAAAGCGAAACTGGATGGAACTCCAATCAGCAAGGTATGGATATGCTTGCCATTTTCACCGACCAAAGTATGGATCACAGAGGTCGGAGTGAATCAATGAATTACAATGGAGGGGATGCGTGGATAATGAAACATCAAATAACTTCTGGTTGGGATTGGCATCTTGCGCAACATGAAGCGTCACATAACTATAATTGTCCAGATCATGGATATGCTGGCCCAACCTGCATAATGACTTACACTTTTATGATGACAACAGACAATTGGTGTAGTGGCTGTGATCAAACCATAGAGGCCAATAGGAATCATTTCTAAGATTATTTGTGTGTAGGATCAAACCCTACACTTATTTTTCAATGTATTTGGAGAGAGTACTAAATGAAAACAAGAACAAAATTCTTAATCGCCATTTCCTTTATGATACTTGCAATAGGTCTGGTTTTCTTTTTAATGATTTATCAGCCGGGAGCAGGCATGTATGTTCGTGCGGTTAAGCTTTCTGATACACCGGAAAATTATGTGGAATTCAGTTTAGCAGATCTTGAAAAGTATCCTTATGTAAAAGAAGCAGTGATGAATCCGGGAACTGATATTAAGGTTCCTTCCGAGCATCATCAAAATATGTCGGAGTTTGGTAAAATAACGTCTTATAATAATACCAATTGTATAAAAGTGAATAATGAGTATTATAACATCCATTATGAATCTGCTGATTAATCAGCGCACGCTATTCAAAATACAGGATCAAAGGCGAAAATTCAGGTTTTTGAATAAGCTAAAAAAGAATGAAATAAAGATGAAGCCTGAGGCTTCACCTTTACAAGTTTCCTGTAAGTTAATTTATGTTCCGTAATTTTATTTCTGCTTCCGTTCGAGCTTCTTTGCGCCAGGCTTCTCGATGATCCCGAGATTGAGTTCATCGGTGGTGCTGAGCTTTCCGTTGGCAACCGCGCTTTCCAGGAGGTGCTGTCCTACAAGGGTGCGGACGATCAGGGTTGTGTAGCCGTTCGGGCTTCCAACTGCGCCTGCGGAGATGTCGGCTTTGAGGGCGGTAAAGTCGGTGCAGACGTGGCAGCCGGGGCGGACGGTGTCTTCAGTTCTTCAGCATGCGGACCCGGCAGTCAGTTATTGAAAGCCGCCAGTAGAAGAATAATTTTCAAATCTGGATACTCAGGGCTGATATGTCCGTTTTTCCTGATTCTTTCCTGATTTGATCGACAACTGCAAAATCAAATTTACCTTTTTGTGAACTCTGCCTTCCCTTTACAATACCAAAAAAGCCATTCTCCCCATTCAATAGCTTTCGGATCTAAACTGAATAATCCTGTAGTAATGTCGTATTCAACGCCGTCTTTTTTGTACAGGCTCAGGGAAAAGCTTTTATCTGTAACAATGATCCCAACTTTAATATCTTCACCAATGACCATTAATTTGAAGTTTTCATAATCTTTCAGTGCGTCTATTTTTTCCAGATAAGGTGATTGCTTCAATTTTCCCGCAATATGAGGAGGAACTATAAGCTCGACAGAGATTCCTTCTTTCACTCTTTCAGAGATAAAATCAGCATACCCTTCTGTTACCACGGACGATATGCCATGTATATGATCTGCCTCTTTAATCATTTTTAACTGATTGTTGTAGACCTCAAGGACTTTCATGCCTCTGTCTTTGAGGACTTCAGACTCGTAAAGACATCCGATTTCTTTTAAGATGAAAACGGGAATTCCTTCAAGGTAATGTCCCGACCAGAATTGTTTGAATTTATTAATTGTTCCTACTGTTGCAAAAGAGTCAGCTAATCTTGAAGCCACAATTTTTCCTGTTTGAGTCAGGTAATACTCGTGTTCTTTTGCTTCTATCAGATGATCTGCTTCGAGTTTTCTTAGTTTTGGAATTATTGCCTGGGATGTACTTCCGGTAATCTCCCGCAGCTGGGAAAGCTTTCTGCTGCTTTCGTTTAACGACAAAAGGATCTCGGTTATAAGTCTTGACCTGTATATTGCCTGGACATCATCTCCCATCTCCCTATATATTTCAAAGCTTTTCATTTCCTGTCGCCACATCTACAGATTTTTTTTACTTTCTTATTGAATTCTTCTAATAAATATTTTCTTTTGTCTTTTGTAGGGCATGTATGTTGCTATCACTTTTGCCAATTTTATGTTTTTGTTAAGAAAAGAATGTTAAAATCATTTGCTAAAAGTGAGGTCGAATTCCTGATGTCAATTAGGGCTCTGAACCTCCATTATTTCGATGAAAAAGCTGATCGATTGAGTGAATGTTAATCAGACTGATGAATATTCATCATCGTAATAAATGTATAGGAGAAGATTAATAGAGATTTTTGGATGTGAAGTTCAAACGAACTTTCCAGAGCCAATTTGAACTCCACATTGCCCGGAGGCAAAGAAATGTTATCTTTGAGAGTACTTAAGGTTTACCTGATTTGCCTCCTAGGAAAAAAGAACTAGGAGTTAAACAAATGACAAAGAACAAGATTAAAATAGGTGCGGTATTTGCAGCAATGATTCTTGTGAGTCTCGCTTTTGTACCGGCTGTAAGTGCACAGGCTGAAACTAGATGGTATGAACAATTACTGGAGTCAAACCAAATCACTGTTAATGATTTTGATACAGAGTTGACAGAATATGAAAAAGTAGGAGATCAAATTCATTTCAGTGGTACATTCAAATTTGATGTTGAAAAAGATATAAACAAACAAACTAAAAAACTGAAGTCCAGTGGAACAATTTCAGGGATTATATATCCAGACTCTTCAATTCACACCGAATGCACTGGAGATAACTTTAAACTTGTGACTGACACTTCTAAAATTGGTGAAGATGAGGAGAATTTTTTGTATCAAACCGAGCAGACACTGACGGTAAATGGAAAAAAAAGTTCTCAAACAGAAACATTCGAAGTGTCTAAAGAACAAGTCGATGCCTATAAGGCACAGTCAGTAAACTTCATAGAATCTACTGATTCAGTAATGTTTACGACAACGGCGACAAAAGTAAAGGTTGACTTACCATCTTTAGCTCCACCTTTATCTTGTTTAGTTTTTAACGATGTTCAGTATGCAGATATTTTGGCAACTGGAGCGGTATTAGCTGCGATACTGGCGTACTTCGGAGTGGCACAGGGTGCTGCTCTAGCTGCAGTTGCTGTTGCTGTTGGAGCTGCAATACCAGAGTATCTGGATATTGATGCCAGAGACATATATCTTGATTTCTTTACAAGTCCTTTTATCTCGTTATACATAGAAGTAGATTACTACTATTGTTATATGTAAATTATTGACATCATTTACTTTTTTATTTTTTAAATTGTTGAAATATCGCGAAACGAACTTAAATTTTCAAGGGATTACAATGAACAAAAAGTTAATTAATATATTATGGCGTGTGTTGTCATTAATCGCCATACTTATGGCACTATATAATATGTACCTCTCATGGTTTGAAGATAATTTCAGTTTATATTTTTTATTCCTTACGTTGATACTTATAATATTATCAATTATTGTTAAAAAATATTCCTAATAATGATATAATTATAAGAGATGGTCTCAAATGTCGAATAAGTCAGGGGGGTTTTGATTACTGAATTTAAGTTGATTTTTTCAATCTTAACACTTTGAGTTCTCCATTTATAATTCGAATATATTTTGATGTTGTTTTGACCTTATAGCCGATACACTTTACAGGTTGCTTGCCGATGACCTGAAGAGATTTGAGGATTTCACTCCAAAAACTATTTTTTCCGATTTCATTAACTGCAGATGTAATGGAGAGGTTGTTGGCGAGGAGATAATAATCAAAATGAAGAATAAGGCAACAACACCTGTTTTCAAATCGAATGAGATTTTTCAGAAATCGTATCCAATACCATGGTTAGGCAACAAGAGAATTCGATTTGATTGGATCTCTTGAGCATGCTTCAATTATGAGACATAAACACTTGACGAAAATCGGTGTTAAATAAACAATTTTTCGTAATCGATCGCCATACTTCTAAAACGTGAGTAGTTACGTAAAAAGATGGAGCTTGCTCCATCTAAATCCATTTTGAAGAATATTTATTTCTGTTTCCGCTCGAGCTTCTTTGCGCCAAGCTTCTCGATAATTACAAGGTTGAGTTCATCGGTGGTGCTGAGCTTTCCGCTGGCAACCGCGCTTTCCGGGAGGTGTTGTCCTACCAGGGTGCGGACGATCAGGGTGGTGTAGCCGTTCGGGCTTCCCACTGCGCCTGTGGAGATGTCGGCTTTGAGGGCGGTAAATCTAATTTTATGATCTTGTTTTTATTTGGGAAGTCTGCCGGCAGTAGTTGTTAGATATATAAACCTTCTGTCTAATGTATCAAACTGTTTGTCATCTAAAGTAATACTAATTGAAAGAAGGATCATAAATAAAACAACCTTATTGATAGTTTGATGATTTGGCCAGAAAACTTATCAAGAGTTGGTTAAAAGTAGTTAACGGAGTTCAAAAGGACTTTTCAGAGTAGACTTGAACTCCACATTGCCCTAAGGCAAGCTTATAGTCTGCTTTAGGGAATGTCGACTTACTGCTATCAGGTCAATTACAAATGGACGAATTGCATGAATACGAATGTTAGGAGATGGATGTTGCAACAATGGAGCACGCATCGCGTTTGCTATTGGAATTCGCTTACAGTGTAGACTGACAAAATTTGTGGCATTCGTCCATTTTGAATATATTTAAGGGGAAAACGATATGACCAGCATTTTTATTTTTTGGGATATGAAATCATGAAAACCGAGAATTCGTTGTTTACAGGAATACTTATTGGGCTTGTATTATTCGAATTTTTTGATGTTTTAGCTTTTGATCCAATCTATGGTGGGATTATAGGTGCGATTATTGTTGGTATATTTAGTGGCAAAATTATAGGCAAAGGCTCGGTAAAATATGCTTTTTTTTCAATATTTACTTACAACCTGATCGCCTGGGTTTTAACGTTTTTGTTTACCTCCGATGGAAAGCTTATATTTCTATCTGATGGCCCGGCTGTGTCTGTTTTTATCGGATCTTTGCTTGTACTGGTATTTTTCTATTCAATAATCGGCTCCTTCGGGGCATTTGTTACCTGCAACCTAAGCAGGAATGAACAGGGTTGAGGATTATGAATTTCTCGGAAATACGGATTATTTGGGAAGATGAAATATTGAGGGGGTCAAAAAGTCGGTACGTATGGCTTTTTGGTGGGATATTTACCTTTCTTTGTTTCTTGGCAATGCACTACAGTACTTACATATCCTTTTTATTTCCAAACTCCGGGCGTGTCCCGTATACTTTGGTTTCATATCTGGTGATATTGTTTATCGGGCCTTTTATGATTATGGCAACATCTTTCGATATCGTATGCAGTGAAATTGAAACCGGGTCGATAAGATACATTATTTCCAAAGTTCACAGATCATCGCTGATCATTGGAAAATTTTTATTTCTGTTTCTGGTATCTGTCTCCATTTCCTTTGGAATTGCACTTATGAGCCAGATCTACCAATATTCAGCAGGTGATGCCTTTCAGTTCGGAAAAATCTTTTTGCTCTGGATCTTCTCAAGCCTTTATCTGGGGTGCTTCATAAGTATTTTTATATTCATTTCAACGCTGTCTACAAACAACAAAATTTCATTTGCAATGTCTGCAGTCTTTCTTGGGATTTTAATATTTTTCTTTTTACAGGGGAGTGAGAGTTATCTAAAATATATTACCCCCTATTTTTACGGAATTATAAATTTGGAGTTCTTAAAAGACTTTCAGGTTGAAACTGGATATCTAAGGGTTTTTGAAAGCCTGCTTTCAATGTTCTTGTACATATCAGTCTTTCTATCTATAAGTTTGATAGCCATTAAAAGGAGGGATTTGTAATTACTATGGCTATTTCTGCCAAAAACCTGTACAAAAAATACGGCTCTCACTTTGTTCTGGAAAATCTTTCCCTGAATGTGGAAAAGGGGAGTATCTACGGCTTTTTAGGCCAGAATGGTGCAGGGAAAACAACTACAATAAAATTATTATCCGGGCTTTCAATACCTACGGAGGGGCGGATTTTTGTTGACGATATGGACCTGTCTTGCGAATCAGGAAAGATAAAACAGATTCTGGGCCTGGTTCCCCAGGATTCCGGGTTTTACGATGAACGTACCGCCTTAAGCCACATGGTTTATTATGGCAGATTAAAAGGCCTGAGTAAAAAAGAAAGCCTAGAGCAATCCTGGGTTTTATTAGACCGGGTCGGGCTTGGAAATGAAATGTCCAAAAAAGTGAGCTATTTTTCCCATGGTATGAAAACACGGCTAGGGATTGCTCAAGCTCTTTTGAATAATCCGAAAATACTGATTCTCGATGAACCCACAAATGGCCTTGACCCTGTTGGGATCCGTCAAATCCGTCAAATTCTTCGTGAGTGCAATAAAAAAGGAATCACGATATTTCTTTCATCCCATAACCTTCTGGAAATACAGGAGATTTGTACTCATGTAGGAATTTTGGATAAAGGCAAACTTATCGCAGAAAGCCCAATGGAAAAAATCCGTCACCTTGAGTCAAATGGGGTAATTACGGTTGGTGTCTACAATCTTTCTTCTGAGATGATTTCTTTAATTGAGAATCTGGAGTTTGTTGTAAAAACCGAATTGAAAGCTGAACATACTCTGGACATTTTTGTAAATTCCAGAGCAGATGTCAAACCGGAAATTAACAGGTTAATTGTTGAGACCGGAGGCCAGGTTTTCAAACTTATAGAAAATTCTTTCTCATTGGAAGACGCCTATTTTGAAGCTACCGGAATAAACCTTTAATTTTCAGGCAGGAAATCTACATTTTCACCTTCAAAGGAGGCCGGGTTCCAAAAAATTAGTTGGTTCTGGATTTTGGGCAGATTTGATGCCTGAAGATGCAGACCTTTCAGGGGTTAAAAACGATACGAATCAACAAACTGAAACAGGGCAGCAGACAAGCAAAGAGGAATCAAATAGCATTTCTGGTTCCAGTTCCATATACGAGCTGTTCGGATTATCCGGATTGTATCTCGTTTACAGGATCAGGCGTCGAGCTGTAGAAAAGCTCTAAATTATGTTTGATAAAAACAGAATTAAATTATATTTAAATGTCACTTGATAAATAATGAAACAAAGATGAAGCTTGAAGCTTCACCTTTACATGTTTCCTGTAAGTTAATTTCTGTCCTGCAATCTTATTTCTGTTTCCGCTCGAGCTTCTTTGCGCCAAGCTTCTCGATGATTCCGAGGTTGAGTTCATCGGTGGTGCTGAGCTTTCCGCTGGCAACAGCGCTTTCCAGGAGGTGCTGTCCTACAAGGGTGCGGACGATCAGGGTGGTGTAGCCGTTCGGGCTTCCCACTGCACCTGCGGAGATGTCGGCTTTGAGGGCTGTAAAGTCGGTGCAGACATGGCAGCCGGGGCGGACGGTGTCCTCGAGTTCGGCGAGGGGGATTACGTACTGGGTCCCGTCGTTGAGGGTGATTTCCAGCTTGCCTTTGACGTCTATGCGGCAGACTTTCATGGGCTCGAGGGCATACTCGCTTTTCAGCTTGCCTGCGACCAGCTTTTCGTAGTCGAAGCTTTCGGTACAGAAGAGGCCGATCACGAAACGGATGGAGTCTTTATACGGGCGGACAAGGTCGTGGTCGGTTTCGAGCATTTTCCTGACTGCCTGGACCACGCAGGGGACACCGACTACTGCGATGTTCCTGTACTTCTTGTTGACCACGGCTTCCTTGAGGGCGGAGACCAGGGGGACCCACCAGTTGTAGCGGCTTCCTGCCTCGTTTATCAGGGCTTCGCTTTTTGTGATCACCATGGAGCTCGGCTTGAGGGTCCAGGGGTCTTCGGTGACTGTTACCACGGCGTCCACAAGGCCGGTATCCAGGGCGTTTGTTAGGAGGGCTGTGACGGCTCCTCCGCTCTGCTTTCCCGGGATGTCGAACTCGGCTTTTGCGGCAGTGATCTTAAGATAGTCCCCGAAGATGGATTCGGGCTGTTCGCCTATCCTGGGGCAGACTTCGTAGCAGGCCCCGCAGGGTACGTCGTCAACTGCGGCTTTGCAGTAGCCGTTGCTTTTGGGCTTTGCGGAATCGGTTCCGGTTTCAAAATAAAGGGCGTCGGCAGGGCAGACCGCAATGCAGGCCCCGCAGCCTGAGCAGAGGTCCGCGTCCCATACTTCCTTTTCAAGGTCAATGTAACTCTTGCTAATTGGTTTTCCTTCTGCCATCTCGATCACTCCCAGACGTATTTCCCTGCAAAGGGCCGGCTGCTTGCCGGGGCAATTCTGGTGTAGTTTGTGTCCAGGAAGGGGGCCGGGTCAAGGCCGAACTGTTCGCAGAAGCTCTCGATAACCGGTTTTGTCCTTTCCAGGTCGGCTTCAGTGAACTCGAACTTTTTGGCTCCGACTCCGAGCAGGTAGTCGTCTACTTCCCCGCGGATGATTATCTCTCCGCCGTGGATCCCGCTTCCGATGCCCCTGTCGGTCATGGCTTTTTCCTGGCCGATTCCGAGCACGAGCACAAGCCCTCCTGCCATGTATTCTCCCAGGAAGGAGTGGGCTGTACCGCCCACCACGAGTATGGGCCTGGCTTCCACTTCGTACTGCTTCATGTGGATGCCGCCTCTGTACCCGATATTGTTCCTTACAAAGACCTTGCCTCCGCGCATCCCGTGGGCAACCGCGTCTCCTGCGCTCCCGTGGATCACGAGCATGCCCTTGTCCATGGTGTTCCCGGGGGCGTGTTCGGCGTTCCCGTTTACGATACAGGTGGGCCCGCTCATGAACATGCAGACGTCTCCTCCGGGGACTCCGTTGACTATGATCCGGGAATTTCCCCGGACCCCGTTTCCGATAAAGCGCTGGCCAAGCACGTTGTCAAGGACGATTTCCTCTGCCCCGTCAGCAACTGCAGCCCTGACCTTCTGGTTCAGGGGGGTGTAGTGCATGTCTTTGGCGTCAATCGTGACTGTCTTCATCTTCATGCCCCCGCGTTCTTTACGTCAAGGACTTCAAGTATTCCTTCATCAAGCATGTACCCGCGCAGGCGGTCCCTGTTTCCGCGCATGCTTTCGATACTGTTGATGCCTGCAGCACCCATCAGTTCGCTGAGTTCCAGAGTCCAGGCATGGATCAGGTTTGAAACCTGCCTTGCTCCCTGTTCGGGGTCGAGCCTGTCTACAAGGTCCTGGCGCTGGGTCGCGATACCCCACGGGCAAAGGCCTCTGTAACAGTTTCCGCAGACCCGGCAGCCCATGGAAATAAGGGCAGCGGTTCCGATGTAGACCGCGTCCGCGCCAAGAGCAATGGACTTTGCAAGGTCGGCACTGTTCCTTATCCCGCCGCTGGCAATGACGGATACTTCGTTTCTTGTGCCCTGTTCCCTGAGTTTCTGGTCAACGCTTGCAATGGCGCCTTCGATGGGGATTCCCACATGGTCCCTGAAGACCTTCGGGGCGGCTCCGGTCCCTCCGCGGGACCCGTCAATTACCACCGCGTCCGCAGAAGAGCGGGCAATGCCTGCTGCAATGGCAGCCACGTTGTGCACGGCTGCGATTTTCACGAAGACCGGTTTCTTCCACTCGGTCGCTTCCTTCAAACTCCTGACAAGCTGGACCAGGTCTTCAATGCTGTAAATGTCATGGTGCGGGGCAGGGCTGATGGCATCGCTTCCGAGGGGTATCATCCTTGTGCGGGATACCTCGGCAGAGACCTTTTCTCCGGGCAGGTGGCCGCCGATTCCGGGCTTTGCACCCT
This window encodes:
- a CDS encoding ABC transporter ATP-binding protein, translating into MAISAKNLYKKYGSHFVLENLSLNVEKGSIYGFLGQNGAGKTTTIKLLSGLSIPTEGRIFVDDMDLSCESGKIKQILGLVPQDSGFYDERTALSHMVYYGRLKGLSKKESLEQSWVLLDRVGLGNEMSKKVSYFSHGMKTRLGIAQALLNNPKILILDEPTNGLDPVGIRQIRQILRECNKKGITIFLSSHNLLEIQEICTHVGILDKGKLIAESPMEKIRHLESNGVITVGVYNLSSEMISLIENLEFVVKTELKAEHTLDIFVNSRADVKPEINRLIVETGGQVFKLIENSFSLEDAYFEATGINL
- a CDS encoding Coenzyme F420 hydrogenase/dehydrogenase, beta subunit C-terminal domain gives rise to the protein MAEGKPISKSYIDLEKEVWDADLCSGCGACIAVCPADALYFETGTDSAKPKSNGYCKAAVDDVPCGACYEVCPRIGEQPESIFGDYLKITAAKAEFDIPGKQSGGAVTALLTNALDTGLVDAVVTVTEDPWTLKPSSMVITKSEALINEAGSRYNWWVPLVSALKEAVVNKKYRNIAVVGVPCVVQAVRKMLETDHDLVRPYKDSIRFVIGLFCTESFDYEKLVAGKLKSEYALEPMKVCRIDVKGKLEITLNDGTQYVIPLAELEDTVRPGCHVCTDFTALKADISAGAVGSPNGYTTLIVRTLVGQHLLESAVASGKLSTTDELNLGIIEKLGAKKLERKQK
- a CDS encoding glutamate synthase-related protein — protein: MSLGSIPPKYKVTIDREQCMDCGRCIENCSYGTFRREGDKILIQSRKCTGCLRCVSMCPRDAISLTENPVDYRSHPLWTREAREDIIKQARSGKIILAGMGNASNLPSIFDRLLLDACQVTNPSIDPLREPMELRTYIGKKPSKLEFKKTEAGDVELATKLAPNLKLETPIMIGHMSYGAISLNAHLSMAKAAKETGTFMGTGEGGLHRELYPYQGNMIVQVASGRFGVNVDYLERGAAIEIKIGQGAKPGIGGHLPGEKVSAEVSRTRMIPLGSDAISPAPHHDIYSIEDLVQLVRSLKEATEWKKPVFVKIAAVHNVAAIAAGIARSSADAVVIDGSRGGTGAAPKVFRDHVGIPIEGAIASVDQKLREQGTRNEVSVIASGGIRNSADLAKSIALGADAVYIGTAALISMGCRVCGNCYRGLCPWGIATQRQDLVDRLDPEQGARQVSNLIHAWTLELSELMGAAGINSIESMRGNRDRLRGYMLDEGILEVLDVKNAGA